The genomic DNA ATCTCGTTCCGTGGGTATGAGCCGGCCTACCGTGCGCCCAAGAACACCCCATTAGTACGTGCCTTCCTGGCGGCGATTCGAGAGCACGGCGGCCGGCCGGGGTTCAAAATCAAGACCGGCACCAGCGACATGAACGTCGTGGGGCCGGTCTGGGGATGTCCCATCGTCGCCTATGGCCCGGGCGACTCCAGCCTGGACCACACGCCGGAGGAGCATATCGAGCTGGAGGAATACCTGCACGCCATTGAAGTATTGACAGACGTGCTCCAGCGACTGATGCGGGAAGCCCCACCAGAGCGCGCCTGAAATACAAACAGGCACCGGCTGAAAGCCCGGTGCCTGTTCCTTATAAGAGGGTGCGACGCATTCCAGTCTCACAATCCCATGTATTCTCGGAACCGGCCGTACGCCTCCTCCCAAGCGGCCGTGTCCTGCGGCTCGTACTCCTCCGGCGCCACGGAGCGACGCACGATCTCCCGCAGCTCCTGCAGCGAGCCGATCTCCCCCTGGCCCATAGCCTGAATCAACACGTTGCCCGTGGCCGTGGCCTCGATCGGCCCGGCGATCACCGGCAGTTTGGTGGCGTTGGCGATGAACTGACAGAGCAACTTGTTCTGAATGCCGCCGCCCACGATGTGCAACACCTTCAACGGCCGGCCGCGCAGGCGGGCCAGCGTGTCCGCCGTGTAACGGCACTTCAGAGCCAATCCCTCCAGCGCGCAGCGCAGGATAGCCCCCCGGCTCTCCGGCACCGGCTGCCCCGTCGCCTGGCATCGCTCCTGAATGACCTTAGGCATGTCCGTCGGGTTCAGAAAGGCCGGATCGTCCGGATCCACGAACGAGCGGAACGGCTCGGCCTCCGCCGCCATCCGGGTCAGCTCATCCCAGCTCGTCGCCTGGCCATCCTCTCGCGCCCAGATGCGCCGACACTCCTGCACCAGCCACAGGCCGGTGATGTTCTTCAGGAAGCGATAAGTGCCATCTACGCCACCCTCGTTGGTGAAGTTCGCCTCCTGCGCCTCCTGGGTCAGGATCGGCGTCCGCACCTCAATACCCATTAACGCCCAGGTGCCCAGGCTGATGTAAGCCCAATCCTCGCCCCGCGCGGGCACCGCCGCCACCGCCGACCCCGTATCGTGGGACGCCGGCGCGATCACATCTACATTGACTACGCCCGTCTCCTCCGCGATGTGGGGCAACAGCCGACCGATCCGGGTGCCCGGCTGGATCACGGGCGTGAAGATCCGACGCGGCAGCCCGACGCGATCGATCAGCTCCCAGGCCCAATCGCCCGTGCGGGGATTATGACATTGCGTCGTCGTGGCGTCGGTGAACTCCACCACCCGCTCGCCCGTGAGGAAGTAATGGAACAGGTCGGGCATCATCAGGAGCTGATCGGCCACCTCCAACTGCGGCGCTCCTGCCCGTTTCAGCGCGATGAGCTGATAC from Chloroflexota bacterium includes the following:
- a CDS encoding rhamnulokinase translates to MAAQKNYMAFDLGASNGRAILGRFDGERLSLDVIHRFDNPMIRLPDYLHWDVLGLFRELLQALRIWAGRGEGGLSSVGVDTWGVDFGLIGRDGSLLGNPIAYRDPYTEGVMDSVVAEIGRQTIFEQTGLQFMPINTLYQLIALKRAGAPQLEVADQLLMMPDLFHYFLTGERVVEFTDATTTQCHNPRTGDWAWELIDRVGLPRRIFTPVIQPGTRIGRLLPHIAEETGVVNVDVIAPASHDTGSAVAAVPARGEDWAYISLGTWALMGIEVRTPILTQEAQEANFTNEGGVDGTYRFLKNITGLWLVQECRRIWAREDGQATSWDELTRMAAEAEPFRSFVDPDDPAFLNPTDMPKVIQERCQATGQPVPESRGAILRCALEGLALKCRYTADTLARLRGRPLKVLHIVGGGIQNKLLCQFIANATKLPVIAGPIEATATGNVLIQAMGQGEIGSLQELREIVRRSVAPEEYEPQDTAAWEEAYGRFREYMGL
- a CDS encoding M20/M25/M40 family metallo-hydrolase, producing SLREIRSSSDGLYDRVDATVGLRLPPDIERAELEQAIRSAAPQAPDLEVTISFRGYEPAYRAPKNTPLVRAFLAAIREHGGRPGFKIKTGTSDMNVVGPVWGCPIVAYGPGDSSLDHTPEEHIELEEYLHAIEVLTDVLQRLMREAPPERA